The window ATACCAAGGATCGGGTACTGGGGCTGGCGGTGGAGTTTTATCAGCGATTGATTGAGGCGTCTTGATGAGGGATCGGGCCTCGGATTGAGACCCGATCACGATCCTAGCGGACCCAGCGGACGTTCTCTGCGGCGGGTGGATTGGCAGATGCTGGAGCTTTGGAGAAACTGGCGGCTCCGGCCTGGGCTGCACCGAGGATGTGCTGAGGATGGATGCCAAGAATCAGCGTGGCGATGGCGGTGAAGACGAGCGCTGTTCCGACCGCGAGGCCTAGTCGCGGCGTTACGAGCTTTTGGGCTCCGGCGGCTGGGGGCTGAGCTACGGTGACGGCCAGCTTGAGGTAGTAGGCTGCGGCTAATCCAGAGTTGAGCAGGCCGATGAGACCGAGCCAGACCGCTCCACCCTGGAGCGCGGTGGAGAACGAGTAGAACTTGCCGAAGAAGCCCGCGGTGAAGGGGATTCCGATGAGGGACGCCAGGAAGAAGATAAGCACACTGCCGAGGACCGGGGCGCGATAGATCAGTCCGCGGAAGTCGGCGATAAGGGGAAGGTCTTCGTTGTAGCCGCTGACTACGGTCACTACCGCAAAAATGCCGACTTGCATGGCGGAGTAGGCAGCGATGTAGAAGCTGGCGGCGGCGATTCCAGTAAAACCGACGCCGGCGAAGGCGGCCAGCAGGTAGCCTGCGTGGGCGATGGAGGAGTAAGCGAGCATCCGCTTGACGTTCTCCTGGCGCAGCGCGGCCAAGTTGCCGACAGTCATGGAGAGAATGGCGATGATCCACATCAGCGGCATCCACATGGGCTGGAGCATGGGGAAGCTCGAATAGAGGAGGCGGATCAGGAGCGCGAAGGCTGCGGCCTTCGGTGCGGTGGACATGAGAGCGACGACGGGCGAAGGTGCGCCTTCGTAGACGTCGGGGGTCCAGACGTGGAATGGGGCGGCGGAGACTTTGAACAGGATGCCGACCATCAATAACGCGAAAGAGGCCAGAACCAGTGACGACGACCTGGCGTGGGGGATGAGGCCTGCGATTTGGTTGATCTGGGTGGTGCCGGTGGCTCCGAAGATCAGGGCTACGCCGTAGAGCAGGAATCCTGTGGCGAAGGAGCCGAGCAGGAAGTACTTGATCGCTGCTTCGGGGCCTTTACCGGTGTGTTTGCGGAAGCCAGCGAGGATGTAGGTGGAGATGGAGGAGATTTCGAGGGCGATGAAGACGACGAGCAACTCGATGGCGGAGGTCATGAGGCACATGCCTACGGCCCCGAAGACCATGAGGGCGAAGTATTCGCCGCGATGATGCTGGACAGGACTGGAATCTGGTGGCAGCGCATCGAGCGAAATGAGCAGCGATACGAGGACGATTCCGCAGATGAGGACGTGGAAGAAGACGCTGAAGGCGTCGGTCTGTACGGTGTTGTAGAAGGCTGTTCCGGCGGGCAGGGAAAGCTGCCAGAGGCTGGCCCAAAGGGCGGCCATGACGCCGAATGCGCCGAGCCAACCGAGGCCGCGACGGCTGGAGGCGGCGGGCATTGCGGCGTCGATGAGCATGATGAGGACGCCGGTCAGGGTGAGGACGACTTCGGGCAGAATGCGGTAGATGTCGGGCACGGCTGCGGAGATCGAGTTCATTGCTGGCCTCCTGCGGAGGACGCCGAGTTCGAGATGGGGGCGCTGAGGGCGTTGGCGGCTCCTCTTATTCCGGTTTCAATTTCCGAAAGCCAGAGGTTGGGGAAGATTCCCATGACGAGCATCAGAGTGGCGAGGGGATAGAGCACGAACTTTTCGCGCAATTCGAGGTCGCTGGCCGGTTTGCTGAGAGAGAGCTGGGACTGTGGTCCGTAGAAGACGCGTTGAACAAGGGTGAGCATATAGGCGGCGCTGAGGATGACTCCGATGGTTCCCGCAGTCGCCCAACTACGGCTGACTTCGGTGAAAGTGCTTGAGAGGACGAGGAATTCGCCGATGAAGCCGTTGAGCATTGGAAGGCCGATCATTGCCAGGCTGGCGATGACGAAAACTGTCGCGAGTACGGGTGTCTTTTTGGTGAGACCTCCGTACTGGCTGATCTGGCTGGTGCCGTAGCGGTCGTACAGAACGCCGAAAAGGACGAATAGCGCGGCGCCAATGACGCCCTCGTTGATGGTCTGGAAGACGCTGCCGTCGAGGCCCGCGAGGGTGAATCCGTAGATGCCGAGAGTGCAGAAGCTGAGGCTGCTGATGGTTCCGTAGGCGAGTAGCTTCCAGAAATCCTTTTGGACGAGCGCGAGCAGCGCGCCGTAGAGGATGCCGGCGGCAGCGAGGGCGATCATCCAGGGAGCAGCCTTGTGGGCCTGAACAGGGAAGAGGCCGACGTGGAAGCGGATGAGAGAGTAGAGACCGAGCTTTCCGGCGACGACCATGGCCATTGAGACGGGGGCTTCGGAAAAGGTATCCGGGAGCCAGCCATGCAGGCCGAGGACGGGGACTTTGACGGCGAAGGCGATCAGGAAGGCCAGCGCGGCCCAGCAGAGCGGTCCGGCGGGAATTGTGCCGCTGGCAATGGCGGATTGCAGGTCAGAAAATTGGAAGCTGCCGGTTTTCGCGTAAAGCCAGAGCAGGGCCACAAGGAGAGGCGCGGACGAGATAAAGGTGTAGAGGAAGAAGCGGGTTGCGGCTTTGGGGCCACCGTTTTCCGAGCTGCCTCTTCCGTACATCGCGATCAGGATGGCCATCGGGATGAGGGACAGTTCCCAGAAGCCGTAGTAGAGCATCAGGTCAAGCGAGACAAAGACGCCGACCATGGCGGTCTGTTGCAGAAGGAAGAAGGCGTAGAAGACCTTGCTGCGTTCCTTGACCGTCTTCCAACTGGCCAGGACGCCGATTGGAGCGAGCAGGCCGGTGAGGACTACGAGCCAGAGCGAGAGGCCGTCGACACCTACGTGGTAGCGGATGGCCGGGTTCGCGATCCAGGGAATGTCCTGGACGAATTGAAAGCCCTGCGCGCCGGGGTTGAAGTGCGCGGGCAGATGGAGCGTCAGCAGGAAGGTAACGAGTGCGGTTGCGAGGGCTGCCCAGGCGGGAAGTTTGCCGCGGTCGGGCAGCAGCAGTACAAGCAGCGCGCCAGCGAGGGGAGCGAGGAGAATCAGCGAGATGATGACGTTATCCATTTTTAGTGCCCCGCCCATATCATGCGAATGTCGACTCCACCGATTCCGTAGGCAACGACTCCGACGACGGTGAAGAACAAGATGGCTGCTGCGCCAGCGGCGAGCCAGCCGGAGTAGGAACGGAGATTTCCTGATTGCCAGCGGCGCAGCAACTCTCCGAGGAGGGTTGCTATGCCTGCAAGCAGCCAGGCCGAGCCGCGGATGATTGCGCCTTCACCGAGCCAGCCGAGGACGTAGCGCGAGGCGAGCGTTAGCGGCTTTACGACCGTGTTGGAGTACAGCTCGTCGATCCAGTATTTGTGTTCGAGAAGGTTGTAAACGCCGGGTGCGGAAGCGGCCAGTTTTGCGGCGCGGTCGTTCTTTCTGCTGTAGAAAAGATGTGCGACGTACCAGCCCAGGATAGCGACGACAACCGCGAGGACGCTCAAGCCGATATCGAGGCTCTTGCCACCGGATTCGAGTGCGGGGTCGACGACCGGGCCGACTACTGGAGCGAGGAAGTTGCCGAAGTGTTCGATGCCGATCCAGCCGCCGCAGAAGGAGAGGATGGCGAGGATGACTAGGGGGCCGAGCATCACCCAGGGACTCTCGTGGGGTGAATGGGCATGTTCGGATTCGAGAACGAGCGTGGTGTCGGAGCGGGAGTGGACTGCTGCGCCGTGCTCTTCAACGCTGCCTGCAAACCGGGATTCGCCCATGAAGGTGAGGTACCAGAGGCGGAACATGTAGAAGCTGGTGAGGAGCGCGGTTACGAGGCCGACAAAGTAGAGAGTCTTGCCGAGCGTGCCGTGCTGGAAGGCTTCGTAAAGGATTGCGTCTTTGGAGAAGAAGCCAGCGAATGGAAAGATACCGGCGATGGCGATGACGCCTGCGGTCATGGTCCAGAAGGTGACGGGAAGTTTCTTGCGCAGGCCGCCCATCTTGCGTAGGTCTTGCTCGCCGCCGAGGCCGTGGATGACCGAGCCCGCTGCGAGGAAGAGCAGGGCCTTGAAGAAGGCATGGGTCATCAGGTGGAAAACCGCTGCGGAGTACGCCGCGACGCCGCAGCCGAGGAACATGTAGCCGAGTTGCGAGATCGTCGAGTAGGCGAGGACGCGCTTGATGTCTGTCTGGACGAGCGCGATAGTAGCTGCGAAGAGCGCGGTTGCTGCGCCGATGATGGCGACGACTGCGAGCGCGAAGGGTGAGCGGTCGAAGAGGCCGTGGGTGCGGGAGATCATGTAGACGCCGGCGGTGACCATAGTGGCGGCGTGGATGAGCGCGGAGACTGGCGTGGGGCCTTCCATGGCGTCCGGGAGCCAGACGTAGAGCGGGATTTGTGCGGACTTGCCGCAAGCTCCGACTACGAGGCAGAGGGCGATTGCGGTGAGGATTCCGCCTTGCAGCGCGGGTTGGGCGGCGAGACTCGCCCCGATCTTGCCGAAGCTCAGAGTGCCGAACTGAGACAGCAGCAGGAACATCGCGATGAGGAAGCCGAAGTCGCCGATTCGGTTAACGACGAAGGCTTTGCGGCCTGCGTCGGCGGCGGATTTCTTATCGAAGTAGAAGCCGATGAGCAGATACGAGGCCAGACCGACGCCTTCCCAGCCGACAAACATCAGGAGGTAGTTTTCGGCGAGGACCAGGACGGTCATGAAGAAGAGGAAGAGGTTCAGATAGCTGAAGAAACGCCAGTAACCTTCTTCGTGGGCCATGTAGCCGACGGAGTAGAGGTGGATGAGGAAGCCTACTCCCGTGATGATCAGGAGCATGAGCAGCGTAAGTTGGTCGAGCTGAAAAGTGAAGTCGATGTGCAGAGCGCCTGCGGAGATCCAGCTTCCGGCGAAGTTTTCGTTGTAGGGCAGGGCGAGGGAATTCGAAAAGACGAACTGCGCCGCGCGGACGACTACTGCAAATGCCGCCAATGGGAACGCAAGGGCAACTGTCGAAACGAGCGCCTTGGGCAGACGGCTGCCGACGAGGCCGTTCACGAAGAAGCCGGCGAAGGGCAGGATGGGAATCAACCAGAGATAGAGATGTATGGTCATATTTTCGTCAGAGCTTCATTAGATCGATCTGGTCGACGTTGAGGGTTTGACGGGAACGGAAGATGGCGATGATGATGGCGAGGCCCACGGCGGCTTCGGCAGCGGCAACCATCATGACGAAGAAGACGAAAATCTGTCCCTGGACAGCGTGCCACTCGTGGGCGAAGGTCACGAAGGAAAGATTGACGGCGTTGAGCATCAGCTCAATGGACATGAAGACGGTGATCAGGCTGCGTTTGATGAGGAAGCCGACGACGCCGAGTACGAACAAGAGCGCCGAGAGAATCAGGTACCAGGAGCTAGGGACTGAGTCGAAATGCATCAGGAGTGGCCTTCCTTTCGTGCCAGCGCTACTGCGCCGAGGATGGCAATGAGGACCAGGACTGAGGTGAGTTCAAAGGGCAGGAGCATATCGGTGAAAAGTACTTTGCTCAGTTCCTGGGTGGTGGTGATGCCGTCGCTCAGTTTTACGCCGCCGAGACGGCGCTGGGCTTCGAGGATGACGGTGGTGATGACGGCGAAGAAGACGAAGATTGCGGGGAAGCCGATGGTCTTGGCTATCTTGCTGCCGTGGGTGCGTTCTTCTTCTCCGACATTAAGGAGCATGACGACGAAGGTGAAGAGAACCATGACAGCGCCGGCGTAGACGATGATCTGTGCGATGGCGAGGAACTCAGCGCCGAGGAGCAGGTAGAGCACCGCGAGCGAACTCATGACAACGATCAGCGACAGGGCGCTGTTGATGGGGTGAGTCTGGAGGAGCAGATTGACCGCTCCGGCCAGACAGAAACCCGCGAAGATCAGAAATAAAATCAGATGCATTTTGCTTTCAATCCGTCAATTCGTGAATCCGTTCAGACTGGGCGCGGAAGCTTACGTGATAGCGGTCATTTTGCTTCGGCCAAACCCGATTGTAACTTACGGAAAGACAGCCATTACGAGGCTGGTTCCCACGATGTTGAGCATGGCTACGGGAAGAAGATACTTCCATCCGTAGCCCATGAGCTGGTCGTAACGGAAACGCGGCAAAGTGCCGCGCACCCAGACGTACAGGAACAGGAAAAAGAAGACTTTGACAACGAACCAGAGCAGCGGAATGATGGCCTGGAGAATGATGTTTTGTGGCTCTGGAAGCAGGTGTCCGAAGGGGCTGGTCCAACCGCCTAAAAAGAGCAGCGTGGCTACGCAACCTACGGTGATCATGTTTCCGTATTCGGCCATGAAGAACATGGCGAACTTCATCGAACTGTATTCGGTGTGGTAACCGCCAGTCAGTTCGGTCTCGGCCTCGGGAAGATCGAAGGGGGCGCGGTTGGTTTCGGCGTAAGCGGCGGTGAGGTAGATGAAGAAGGCGATGAACTGGCCTCCGCCGAAGAGGTTCCAGGAGAGGAAGCCGTGCGTGGATTGGACGCGGACGATTTCAGCGAGCGAGAACGAGCCGGTGCGAAGGACGATGCCGACGAGTGAGAGGCCGAGCGCCAGCTCGTAGCTGACCATCTGGGCTGAGGAGCGCAGTGCGCCGAGCAGGGAGTATTTGTTGTTCGAGGACCAGCCGGCGAGTGCGATGCCGTAGACGCTGATCGAGGTGACTCCGAGGATGATGAGCAGGCCGATGTTGAGGTCGGCGATTTCAAAGATCTTGATGCCGCGATAGGTGATCGGCGCGCCGAAGGGAATGACAGCGATGGAGAGCAAAGCACAGCCGAGGGCGATCAGCGGCGCAAGCAAATAAAGCGGCTTGTAGACGCCAGCGGGAATCATGTCTTCCTTGAGGAAGAGCTTGAGACCGTCCATCATCGGTTGCCAGAGGCCGAAGGGGCCGACGCGGCTGGGCCCCCAGCGGTTCTGGATACGGCCGACGAGCTTGCGCTCAAGCAGCACGGTATAGGCCACGGCGCCGAGGAAGATTGCCAGCACCACAACCACTTTCAAGATGCTTAACAACAAAAACACCCAGAAGATACTCAAGGAACTTAAACCTTTCTTTGTCCGGGGAGTTTCCGCTTTTGTGTTCTCATCGGAACTCCCTCGGGGGCTAAAGCCCTATACATTTTGCTCTTCTTGTGGCGCGGCTGAAGCCGCGCCCTTTCAAAACGATGCTTCCTTGATTGGACCTTAGTCCGCGGCGGTTTGAACGACTTCGGAGCTTTGGTACTGGTTGAGTTCGGTAAGTGCCGACGTGTGTTTGCCCAGCAGGCCGGAAGTGAAAAGTCCTTCGTGGGCAGGTAGGACGAGATCGGGACGGGTGGTCAGTTGGGTGACGGATACGAAGCCGGGTTCGGATTGCGTGTCGTTGCCGCCGAAGAGATTGAGCCTGTCCAGTTTATAGCTTGAGACGAGGCGCTCGATCTCGTCGAGGACGGCGAGTGGATCGAAGGGGCTGAGGCGTGGTTCGAGGCCGTTGGCGGTAAGCCAGACGGCGTGGCGGTCGGCTTCGCCGGATTGCGCGCCACGGGATTGGCCCATGTCGGCGGAAACGCCATTTGTCTTGCCGAAGGGAACCAGTTTCTTGACGTCTGCACCCATTCCACCGGCTATGCGGACGAGAATTTCGAAGTCCGGCTTGATGCCCGCCTTGTCGGCTGCTTTCTTAGCCAACTGGACATCGCCGTAGCTGTTGGTGACGGTGCCGGTCTTTTCGTAAAGGCTGGCGGAAGGCAGGACTACGTCGGCGAGGGCTGCGGTTTCGGTGAGGAAGATGTCCTGGACGACGAGGAAGGTGTTCTTGAGAGCTGCGTGATCTGCTCCGTAGGAAGCGATCGGGTCGGAGCCTACGACGTAGAGAGCGCCGAGTTTGCCGTTTCCTGCGGCATCGAGCATTTGTACGGCGTCGAGTCCGGGTTGCGCGGGCAGGTTGGGGTATTCTTCGGCGAAGGCTCCGGGAGTTGCGACGGGAACGTAGCCGGGGAGCAGATCAGGGTAGAGGCCCATGTCGGCTGCGCCACGGGAGTTGGCGTAATCGCCGAGGTAAGCGAACTTTACGCCTTCTTTGCTCAGGCCCCATTTCACGAGTGCTTCAACGGCCTGGCCGCGGAATTCCTCGCCGAAGACGACGAGCAGCGATTCCTCGGCGTGGAGGGCGTCGCGGAAGCCTGCTGCTCCTTCTACGCCAGCGAGGGCTGCGTCGTTTCCGGTGAGATAGTCGGTGAGGGCTTCGTAGCCTTCCAGAGGAAGGAGCAGGGATTGCCGAGCCTGTCGCTCTAGCTTGATAGGGCTGTCGGTGGCGATGTAGAGACGGACCTGGTGGTGGCGGAAGTTGGTGCGGATGTTCCATGCGAGGAGCGGATGCTCTTCGGTGGGATTGCCGCCGATGACCAGGATGGCTTTGGCAGACTCGGTGTCACGGAGGCTGGCTGCGCGGCCTTGCGAGCCGGCGAGGGCCTGGGCGAAGGCTGCGTAGTCAGTGGTGCGCACATGGTCGATGTTGTTGGTGGCGAGGACGGTGCGGGCGAATTTCTGGAGGAGGTAGTTTTCCTCGTTGGTGGTGGTGTTGGAGCCGATGACTCCGATTGCGGAGCCGCCCTTGCTGTCGCGGACTTCCTTGAGCTTCGACGCGACGAGGCGGATGGCTTGTTCCCAGGTTGCTGGTTCGAGCTTGCCTGCGGAGTTACGGATAAGGGGCTTGGTGATGCGGTCTTTCGACTCGACGAAGTCGAAGCCGAAGCGGCCTTTGGCGCAGAGGAACTCGCCGTTGATGCCGGATTTATCGCGGTTGTCGGCGCGGATGATCTCGGTCCCGTCGTTGGCCTGGCGGATGCCGAGGGTGACTTTGCAGCCGTCGCTGCAATGAGTGCAGACGGTGGAGACGTGGTTCATCTCCCAGGGACGGGTCTTGTAGCGATAGGTGCCGCTGGTGAGTGCGCCGACCGGACAGGCGTCGATGCACATGCCGCACTGTTCGCAGTCGAGATGGTCGCCGCCGTTGGGGGCGATAATGGAGGAGACGCCGCGGTTTTCGACACCGAGGGCCCAGACGTCCATGCCTTCGCCGCACATGCGGACGCAGCGGTAGCAGAGGATGCAGCGGGGCCGGTCGAAGTAGACGGCCGGGGACCACTGCTGTTCTTCGCGATGCTGCTTGGCCTCGATGTAGAGGCTTTCTCCTGCGCCGTACTTGAAGGTCATGTCCTGCAGCTCGCATTCGCCACCAGCGTCGCAGACGGGGCAGTCGAGCGGGTGGTTGCCGAGGAGCAGTTCGATGGTGCCTTTGCGGGCCTGGATGATTTCGGGCGATTCGGTGGTGAAGGACTGGCCTTCCGCGACCTGCGTGGTGCAGGCGGTCTGAAGCTTGGGAACCTTTTCCTGGCGGACGACGCACATGCGGCATGCGCCGCAGAGGCTGAGGCCTGGGTAGTAACAAAAGGCTGGGATCTCGATGCCGGCCTTGCGGCATGCTTCGATGAGCAGGGTGCCTGCCGGGGCGGTGAGCTTTTTGCCATCGACTGTGAAGGTTACGTCTGCCATTCTATGTCCTATGCTGCCTGGTGGGCGTCGCGGTGCTTGTGAACAGCTTCGCGGGCCGGTACGTTGACCTCGAGCTGTTGGATTACGAAGTACTCGACGTCGTCGAAGTCGCCGGGCTTGAAATCGACCTTCTCTGTAACTGCTTCCGGAACCGCTTCGCCCCGCTGAACCATCGTTTCGAGATGAAATTCCAGAGCTTCACGCATCATGGCTTTCATCTCTTCGAGCGTGTCGCCCGCAGAGACGCAACCCAAGACATCCGGCGCGTGGCCTGAGAAGTTGCTGCCTTTGCACTTTCCGAAGACAACCAGGTAGTTTTTTGTCATTTCAATCCCGCCTGCTTCAGGATACTTGCAAGATTCGCCTTGGAAATATCCTTACTGCCGTGAAATGGGACGGTTGTGATTCCCGGCTTGGTTGGGTGTTCGAATTGCATATGACTACCCTTTTGCCGAGTCAGTCTCCGGCCATCCTCTTCAAGAATCCGAATGATCTCCCTAGCCTTCACCGCTGATACTCTCCTGTTCCCATTCACTTGCGAGTCGGGAGAGCGGCAATGAGCCGGGAAGAGCATAGCTCATCAAAAAAGCACTTCAAGTCCAGCAAAAATAATGCATCTCGTGGGACGATCTCGCGACGTTAGCCTGTCTGGCCCGAAATGTTCCGAGTCGTCCTCTTTGGTATCCAGAAGTTAAACAACGGCCAACTCTACATGCTTTGCGTAGGGGCAGGGTTTGCCGTCGAGGTGTTCTTCAAATTCCTTGCGGAATTTTTTGACGAAGCCGATTGTGGGCATTGCTGCTGCGTCGCCGAGCGGGCAGAAGGTGCGACCCAACATGTTTTCGGCGAGGTACTGAATGTTGTCGATGTCTTTCACGCTGCCAAATCCGGCATGGACGCGGGTCAGCGACTTCTTGAGCCAGTCGGTGCCTTCGCGGCAAGGGATGCACCAGCCGCAGCTTTCATGTTGATAGAAGCTGATGGTGCGGAGGGCGAACTCGACGATGCAGGTCTGGTCGTCGATGACGACTACTCCGCCGGAGCCGAGCATGGAGCCTGCTTTGCCTACCTGATCGAAGTCCATGCCGAGATTTACGATTTCTTCGGGGAGTAGAACCGGGGTCGATGAGCCGCCGGGAACAACGGCTTTGAGTTTGCGGCCGCCGCGAATTCCGCCTGCTACTTCGTAGATCATTTTGTGCAGGTTGTAGCCCATGGGCAGTTCGTAGATGCCGGGGCGTTCGACGTGGCCGCTTATTCCGAACAAACGGGTTCCGCCATTGCGCTCGGTGCCGAGAGCTGCGTAGGCAGGGCCGCCCATCTGAAGAATGTGGGGGACAGCGGCAATGGTTTCCGCGTTATTGATGACTGTGGGTCCGCCGTAAAGGCCGACTACGGCCGGGAACGGGGGTTTGATGCGGGGAACGCCGCGTTTGCCTTCGAGCGACTCCATGAGGGCGGATTCTTCGCCGACTTCGTAGGCTCCTGCGCCAGATTGCGTGATGACCTGAAACTCGGTTTCGGTGCCGAAGATGTTCTTGCCCAAGAAGCCTTTGGCGTAGGCATCGGCTACGGCCTTCTCCATGATCTCAAGGAGATAGCGATACTCGCCTCGGAGATAGATGAAGCCTGTTTTCGCGCCGATGGCGAGGCCGGCGATGATAGTTCCCTCGATGATGGAATGAGGGTCATGCAGGAAGATCAGGTGGTCTTTGCAGGTGCCGGGCTCGCTTTCGTCACCGTTGACGAGTACGTATTTGGGCTTGGCGGATTGCTTGGGGACGAAGGACCACTTGAGGCCGGTCGGGAAGCCGGCGCCGCCGCGACCCCGCAGGCCGCTGGCTTTCATCTCGTTGATGATCCAGTCGGGACCCTGGGCGAGGGCTTTGCGGGTGGATTCATAGCCGCCCAGTTCGAGGTAGCGATCGATATTGGCTGCGCCCATGCCGAATCGCTTGGAGATGACTTTGACTTCGTCGGGATGGGAGACGAGTTTAGGCATTCT is drawn from Acidicapsa acidisoli and contains these coding sequences:
- a CDS encoding NADH-quinone oxidoreductase subunit N, translated to MNSISAAVPDIYRILPEVVLTLTGVLIMLIDAAMPAASSRRGLGWLGAFGVMAALWASLWQLSLPAGTAFYNTVQTDAFSVFFHVLICGIVLVSLLISLDALPPDSSPVQHHRGEYFALMVFGAVGMCLMTSAIELLVVFIALEISSISTYILAGFRKHTGKGPEAAIKYFLLGSFATGFLLYGVALIFGATGTTQINQIAGLIPHARSSSLVLASFALLMVGILFKVSAAPFHVWTPDVYEGAPSPVVALMSTAPKAAAFALLIRLLYSSFPMLQPMWMPLMWIIAILSMTVGNLAALRQENVKRMLAYSSIAHAGYLLAAFAGVGFTGIAAASFYIAAYSAMQVGIFAVVTVVSGYNEDLPLIADFRGLIYRAPVLGSVLIFFLASLIGIPFTAGFFGKFYSFSTALQGGAVWLGLIGLLNSGLAAAYYLKLAVTVAQPPAAGAQKLVTPRLGLAVGTALVFTAIATLILGIHPQHILGAAQAGAASFSKAPASANPPAAENVRWVR
- a CDS encoding complex I subunit 4 family protein gives rise to the protein MDNVIISLILLAPLAGALLVLLLPDRGKLPAWAALATALVTFLLTLHLPAHFNPGAQGFQFVQDIPWIANPAIRYHVGVDGLSLWLVVLTGLLAPIGVLASWKTVKERSKVFYAFFLLQQTAMVGVFVSLDLMLYYGFWELSLIPMAILIAMYGRGSSENGGPKAATRFFLYTFISSAPLLVALLWLYAKTGSFQFSDLQSAIASGTIPAGPLCWAALAFLIAFAVKVPVLGLHGWLPDTFSEAPVSMAMVVAGKLGLYSLIRFHVGLFPVQAHKAAPWMIALAAAGILYGALLALVQKDFWKLLAYGTISSLSFCTLGIYGFTLAGLDGSVFQTINEGVIGAALFVLFGVLYDRYGTSQISQYGGLTKKTPVLATVFVIASLAMIGLPMLNGFIGEFLVLSSTFTEVSRSWATAGTIGVILSAAYMLTLVQRVFYGPQSQLSLSKPASDLELREKFVLYPLATLMLVMGIFPNLWLSEIETGIRGAANALSAPISNSASSAGGQQ
- the nuoL gene encoding NADH-quinone oxidoreductase subunit L → MTIHLYLWLIPILPFAGFFVNGLVGSRLPKALVSTVALAFPLAAFAVVVRAAQFVFSNSLALPYNENFAGSWISAGALHIDFTFQLDQLTLLMLLIITGVGFLIHLYSVGYMAHEEGYWRFFSYLNLFLFFMTVLVLAENYLLMFVGWEGVGLASYLLIGFYFDKKSAADAGRKAFVVNRIGDFGFLIAMFLLLSQFGTLSFGKIGASLAAQPALQGGILTAIALCLVVGACGKSAQIPLYVWLPDAMEGPTPVSALIHAATMVTAGVYMISRTHGLFDRSPFALAVVAIIGAATALFAATIALVQTDIKRVLAYSTISQLGYMFLGCGVAAYSAAVFHLMTHAFFKALLFLAAGSVIHGLGGEQDLRKMGGLRKKLPVTFWTMTAGVIAIAGIFPFAGFFSKDAILYEAFQHGTLGKTLYFVGLVTALLTSFYMFRLWYLTFMGESRFAGSVEEHGAAVHSRSDTTLVLESEHAHSPHESPWVMLGPLVILAILSFCGGWIGIEHFGNFLAPVVGPVVDPALESGGKSLDIGLSVLAVVVAILGWYVAHLFYSRKNDRAAKLAASAPGVYNLLEHKYWIDELYSNTVVKPLTLASRYVLGWLGEGAIIRGSAWLLAGIATLLGELLRRWQSGNLRSYSGWLAAGAAAILFFTVVGVVAYGIGGVDIRMIWAGH
- the nuoK gene encoding NADH-quinone oxidoreductase subunit NuoK; its protein translation is MHFDSVPSSWYLILSALLFVLGVVGFLIKRSLITVFMSIELMLNAVNLSFVTFAHEWHAVQGQIFVFFVMMVAAAEAAVGLAIIIAIFRSRQTLNVDQIDLMKL
- a CDS encoding NADH-quinone oxidoreductase subunit J family protein — protein: MHLILFLIFAGFCLAGAVNLLLQTHPINSALSLIVVMSSLAVLYLLLGAEFLAIAQIIVYAGAVMVLFTFVVMLLNVGEEERTHGSKIAKTIGFPAIFVFFAVITTVILEAQRRLGGVKLSDGITTTQELSKVLFTDMLLPFELTSVLVLIAILGAVALARKEGHS
- the nuoH gene encoding NADH-quinone oxidoreductase subunit NuoH, which encodes MSIFWVFLLLSILKVVVVLAIFLGAVAYTVLLERKLVGRIQNRWGPSRVGPFGLWQPMMDGLKLFLKEDMIPAGVYKPLYLLAPLIALGCALLSIAVIPFGAPITYRGIKIFEIADLNIGLLIILGVTSISVYGIALAGWSSNNKYSLLGALRSSAQMVSYELALGLSLVGIVLRTGSFSLAEIVRVQSTHGFLSWNLFGGGQFIAFFIYLTAAYAETNRAPFDLPEAETELTGGYHTEYSSMKFAMFFMAEYGNMITVGCVATLLFLGGWTSPFGHLLPEPQNIILQAIIPLLWFVVKVFFFLFLYVWVRGTLPRFRYDQLMGYGWKYLLPVAMLNIVGTSLVMAVFP
- the nuoG gene encoding NADH-quinone oxidoreductase subunit NuoG, yielding MADVTFTVDGKKLTAPAGTLLIEACRKAGIEIPAFCYYPGLSLCGACRMCVVRQEKVPKLQTACTTQVAEGQSFTTESPEIIQARKGTIELLLGNHPLDCPVCDAGGECELQDMTFKYGAGESLYIEAKQHREEQQWSPAVYFDRPRCILCYRCVRMCGEGMDVWALGVENRGVSSIIAPNGGDHLDCEQCGMCIDACPVGALTSGTYRYKTRPWEMNHVSTVCTHCSDGCKVTLGIRQANDGTEIIRADNRDKSGINGEFLCAKGRFGFDFVESKDRITKPLIRNSAGKLEPATWEQAIRLVASKLKEVRDSKGGSAIGVIGSNTTTNEENYLLQKFARTVLATNNIDHVRTTDYAAFAQALAGSQGRAASLRDTESAKAILVIGGNPTEEHPLLAWNIRTNFRHHQVRLYIATDSPIKLERQARQSLLLPLEGYEALTDYLTGNDAALAGVEGAAGFRDALHAEESLLVVFGEEFRGQAVEALVKWGLSKEGVKFAYLGDYANSRGAADMGLYPDLLPGYVPVATPGAFAEEYPNLPAQPGLDAVQMLDAAGNGKLGALYVVGSDPIASYGADHAALKNTFLVVQDIFLTETAALADVVLPSASLYEKTGTVTNSYGDVQLAKKAADKAGIKPDFEILVRIAGGMGADVKKLVPFGKTNGVSADMGQSRGAQSGEADRHAVWLTANGLEPRLSPFDPLAVLDEIERLVSSYKLDRLNLFGGNDTQSEPGFVSVTQLTTRPDLVLPAHEGLFTSGLLGKHTSALTELNQYQSSEVVQTAAD
- a CDS encoding type II toxin-antitoxin system HicB family antitoxin → MTKNYLVVFGKCKGSNFSGHAPDVLGCVSAGDTLEEMKAMMREALEFHLETMVQRGEAVPEAVTEKVDFKPGDFDDVEYFVIQQLEVNVPAREAVHKHRDAHQAA
- a CDS encoding type II toxin-antitoxin system HicA family toxin, translating into MLFPAHCRSPDSQVNGNRRVSAVKAREIIRILEEDGRRLTRQKGSHMQFEHPTKPGITTVPFHGSKDISKANLASILKQAGLK